In one Terriglobia bacterium genomic region, the following are encoded:
- a CDS encoding TetR/AcrR family transcriptional regulator, which translates to MADSLKTNGANQDRPRAKALPPPNNAGRRERRAAETRLRLFRCALQLFSERGFPNVTVEDITEAADVGKGTFFNYFESKDHVLGVLAEIQLGKVQEAVEEVESGKRPVESVLRQLFLRLAEEPGRSPELARALVSGFVSSKRSTEIMAVNMANGRELISRAIEIGQKRREINPGLRKDRIALQAQQTFLGALLLWSLTGEHKLQNIVESSFQLLWKAIAARD; encoded by the coding sequence ATGGCTGATAGCCTAAAAACAAACGGTGCGAATCAGGACCGGCCCAGGGCGAAAGCCCTTCCGCCTCCGAATAACGCCGGCCGCCGCGAGCGCCGGGCGGCGGAAACGCGCCTTCGGCTCTTCCGCTGCGCCCTCCAGTTGTTCAGCGAGCGCGGTTTTCCGAACGTCACTGTCGAGGACATCACCGAGGCTGCCGACGTCGGCAAAGGGACCTTCTTCAACTATTTCGAGAGCAAGGACCACGTCCTCGGCGTGCTCGCCGAGATTCAACTCGGCAAAGTCCAGGAGGCGGTCGAGGAAGTGGAGTCGGGCAAACGCCCGGTTGAATCGGTGCTGCGCCAGCTGTTCTTGCGCCTTGCCGAAGAGCCGGGCCGGAGCCCGGAGTTGGCGCGGGCACTGGTGTCGGGCTTCGTTTCCAGCAAGCGCAGCACGGAAATCATGGCTGTGAATATGGCCAATGGTCGTGAACTCATCTCCCGCGCCATCGAGATCGGCCAGAAGCGCAGGGAGATTAACCCGGGCCTGCGGAAAGATCGGATAGCGCTGCAGGCACAGCAGACATTTCTCGGCGCGCTGCTCCTCTGGTCGCTGACCGGCGAGCACAAGCTGCAAAACATAGTCGAATCCAGCTTCCAGCTGTTGTGGAAAGCAATCGCCGCACGCGATTGA